From a region of the Rhipicephalus microplus isolate Deutch F79 chromosome X, USDA_Rmic, whole genome shotgun sequence genome:
- the LOC142776506 gene encoding uncharacterized protein LOC142776506 isoform X4 produces the protein MTTLDSRRVPHITGEMEVTLCLKNTSTMPWDKTYLCLSSWNDSKGQCRSRNKVLQDQCFDISRPSCTCGSLRQGNVDSSTWDLINILNTELTIACPQHDTPVSTSARLWSARLPACSCFLHRGAAAVHEKRKSHPSAHTPAT, from the exons ACAGCAGACGAGTCCCACATATCACTGGCGAAATGGAGGTCACCCTATGTCTAAAAAACACCTCAACCATGCCATGGGATAAGACATATCTGT gtCTTAGTTCTTGGAATGACAGCAAGGGCCAGTGCAGGTCAAGGAACAAGGTGCTTCAAGATCAATGCTTCGACATTTCAAGGCCATCATGCACATGCGGAAGTCTACGCCAAGGAAATGTAGACAGCAGCACTTGGGACCTCATCAACATCCTCAACACGGAACTTACAATAGCCTGCCCCCAGCATGACACTCCTGTGAGCACATCAGCTCGCCTCTGGTCAGCACGGTTGCCCGCTTGTTCATGTTTTTTGCACAG AGGTGCGGCAGCGGTGCACGAGAAAAGGAAAAGTCACCCGAGTGCACACACACCAGCCACATAG
- the LOC142776506 gene encoding uncharacterized protein LOC142776506 isoform X5: protein MTTLDSRRVPHITGEMEVTLCLKNTSTMPWDKTYLCLSSWNDSKGQCRSRNKVLQDQCFDISRPSCTCGSLRQGNVDSSTWDLINILNTELTIACPQHDTPVSTSARLWSARLPACSCFLHRYQRHAEPGSAAAVH, encoded by the exons ACAGCAGACGAGTCCCACATATCACTGGCGAAATGGAGGTCACCCTATGTCTAAAAAACACCTCAACCATGCCATGGGATAAGACATATCTGT gtCTTAGTTCTTGGAATGACAGCAAGGGCCAGTGCAGGTCAAGGAACAAGGTGCTTCAAGATCAATGCTTCGACATTTCAAGGCCATCATGCACATGCGGAAGTCTACGCCAAGGAAATGTAGACAGCAGCACTTGGGACCTCATCAACATCCTCAACACGGAACTTACAATAGCCTGCCCCCAGCATGACACTCCTGTGAGCACATCAGCTCGCCTCTGGTCAGCACGGTTGCCCGCTTGTTCATGTTTTTTGCACAG GTACCAGAGGCATGCCGAACCTGGAAGCGCGGCGGCGGTGCACTAG
- the LOC142776506 gene encoding uncharacterized protein LOC142776506 isoform X6 translates to MTTLDSRRVPHITGEMEVTLCLKNTSTMPWDKTYLCLSSWNDSKGQCRSRNKVLQDQCFDISRPSCTCGSLRQGNVDSSTWDLINILNTELTIACPQHDTPVSTSARLWSARLPACSCFLHRSPSRFRGMQALPR, encoded by the exons ACAGCAGACGAGTCCCACATATCACTGGCGAAATGGAGGTCACCCTATGTCTAAAAAACACCTCAACCATGCCATGGGATAAGACATATCTGT gtCTTAGTTCTTGGAATGACAGCAAGGGCCAGTGCAGGTCAAGGAACAAGGTGCTTCAAGATCAATGCTTCGACATTTCAAGGCCATCATGCACATGCGGAAGTCTACGCCAAGGAAATGTAGACAGCAGCACTTGGGACCTCATCAACATCCTCAACACGGAACTTACAATAGCCTGCCCCCAGCATGACACTCCTGTGAGCACATCAGCTCGCCTCTGGTCAGCACGGTTGCCCGCTTGTTCATGTTTTTTGCACAG GTCTCCCTCTCGATTCCGTGGGATGCAAGCACTCCCGAGATGA
- the LOC142776506 gene encoding uncharacterized protein LOC142776506 isoform X8, giving the protein MTTLDSRRVPHITGEMEVTLCLKNTSTMPWDKTYLCLSSWNDSKGQCRSRNKVLQDQCFDISRPSCTCGSLRQGNVDSSTWDLINILNTELTIACPQHDTPVSTSARLWSARLPACSCFLHR; this is encoded by the exons ACAGCAGACGAGTCCCACATATCACTGGCGAAATGGAGGTCACCCTATGTCTAAAAAACACCTCAACCATGCCATGGGATAAGACATATCTGT gtCTTAGTTCTTGGAATGACAGCAAGGGCCAGTGCAGGTCAAGGAACAAGGTGCTTCAAGATCAATGCTTCGACATTTCAAGGCCATCATGCACATGCGGAAGTCTACGCCAAGGAAATGTAGACAGCAGCACTTGGGACCTCATCAACATCCTCAACACGGAACTTACAATAGCCTGCCCCCAGCATGACACTCCTGTGAGCACATCAGCTCGCCTCTGGTCAGCACGGTTGCCCGCTTGTTCATGTTTTTTGCACAG ATGA